The DNA region CATACCCCAACAGACATTCATTGATGCTGCGAACAGAAAAAGTACGAACCCGTTGCCCCAAATCCTTATCATTCATTTCTACCTTAACAGCCACACTAACCGGTTCCGCCTGGTTATTATTCTTCAGCGCTTCGTAATTCCAGATAATATCGGGATAGATCGTATATTCCGTCCGTGGTTTAGCCAACACAAACTCAGATACGGAACGGGAAAAGAACGGAGTTTCAGCAACTTCAATACGTACTCTGCTATACGCCTTCCCCGAACGAATCCGGATAGAAATGCAGGATTTAGAATTACCCACATATAAAGAATCAGCCGGAACGATGACTTGCGCATCCGTCGTCGCTACAGAAAGAATACTGGAAGGAAAGATGTTGCCTCCCAACTCATCCGTTATCTCAAACCCGGAACGGAACGGAGCCGTATTCAGCCAAAAGGAACCTGCCACAACAACCACCAATAAAGCTATCAGAGCGGGCAAACGCCATTTATATCGCCAAAAATTTATATTAGTCAACTCTTTCATACCAATGTTATTTATATTAAGACAAAGGTAAGTATAAAAACTGAAAAACTAGGATGTAAAAGTAATAGTTTACAGTTCTTCACCTTACCAAAACCGTGTCAAAGCCTTACCAACTCCGTGTCAGGTCCGTACCATCTCCGTACCTATACGCTTAGACCTGATACGAACCCGATACGGAGTTAATACGGACCGGATACGGAGTTGATACGGACCGGATTACCTTCAGCACACACTAAAATGTAACTGAATTGTAACACGTGTTTCACTTTCCCGTAACAAAAACACCGCACCTTTGTCGCTGAAAAGAAATAAAGTATAACTTTGTGGTAAGAGAATTTGTTTTGAATACCTCATATTAATTAGAAAAAGTAATGAACGATTATCGTATTTTAGTTGTAGACGATGAAGAGGACCTTTGCGAGATCCTGAAATTCAACCTTGAAAATGAAGGGTATGAAGTGGACACGGCCCACTCCGCCGAAGAGGCGTTGAAAATGGATATCGGTAGCTACAGCTTGTTGCTACTGGACGTGATGATGGGAGAAATATCCGGTTTCAAAATGGCCAGCTTACTAAAAAAAGATAAGAAGACCGCTCAAGTACCTATTATATTCATCACTGCCAAGGATACGGAAAATGATACGGTAACCGGCTTCAATCTGGGAGCTGACGATTACATCTCCAAACCTTTCTCTCTGCGTGAAGTCATCGCACGCGTCAAAGCTGTATTGCGTCGTACCCAGCAAGGAGAACCGGAACGGGCACCGGAGCAAATCTGCTACAAGACGTTAGTCATTGATATTGTAAAAAAGAAAGTAAGCATCGACGGGGAAGAAGCCCCTCTTACCAAAAAAGAATTTGAGATATTGCTTTTACTCCTCCAGAGCAAGGGACGCGTATTCTCCCGCGAAGATATACTGGCACGGATATGGAGCGACGAGGTCTATGTGTTGGACCGCACCATCGATGTGAATATCACCCGTTTGCGTAAGAAAATAGGTATTTATGGTAAATGCATCGTAACTCGCTTAGGATATGGATACTGCTTCGAAGCTGAATAATACCACACATTTCCTGTCGTTCAGCCGGAAGTTATTTCTTTCGGTCATTTCACTGTTTCTGGTATTTGCCGGATGCTTCCTGGCATATCAATACCAGCGTGAAAAAGAATATAAGATAGATCTGCTGGATATACAGCTACAGGATTATAATGAACGGTTGCACCAGGAGCTTGCCCACATTCCGGACAGCTTATGGAACACTACTTTGGAACGATACCTGCAAAAGTACATCAAACAGGATTTACGTATTACAGTAGTTGATGTACAAGGTGACGTATTATATGACAGCTTCGAAAATCAGAAGTTAGGCAATCACATCAATCGCCCGGAAGTGCAAAAAGCGTTGGCAGAAGGAAAAGGATATGATGTACGCCGTACTTCCGAAACAACAGGAGTGCCCTACTTCTATTCTGCCACACTCTATGAAGGCTACATTATACGTTCCGCCCTCCCCTATGATCTGAACCTTGTAAGACACCTTGCAGCAGACCAGCACTACATCTGGTTTACCCTCATCGTATCATTACTATTAATTTTCATCTTCTACAAATTCACCTCTAAACTGGGGACAGCCATCAATCAGCTACGCGAGTTTGCCAAACGTGCCGATAAGAATGAGCCTGTGGAAACAGATATGCAATCCGCCTTCCCACACA from Bacteroides sp. MSB163 includes:
- a CDS encoding response regulator transcription factor, yielding MNDYRILVVDDEEDLCEILKFNLENEGYEVDTAHSAEEALKMDIGSYSLLLLDVMMGEISGFKMASLLKKDKKTAQVPIIFITAKDTENDTVTGFNLGADDYISKPFSLREVIARVKAVLRRTQQGEPERAPEQICYKTLVIDIVKKKVSIDGEEAPLTKKEFEILLLLLQSKGRVFSREDILARIWSDEVYVLDRTIDVNITRLRKKIGIYGKCIVTRLGYGYCFEAE